Genomic window (Theileria annulata chromosome 4, complete sequence, *** SEQUENCING IN PROGRESS ***):
atttactaataataattttattacacgaaatactaattttattaattttattaatacaaatactaattttaataatacaaatactaattttaattttattaatttgaaaataaaattatttattataataatattattaataattttattaataatttttatattatttttatattatttttttactagaaataattttctacatgaatttttattttctaaaattattctaatattatttaataattataatatacaatttgtctttgaaaataagaaaaataaggaaataaatgataatttggataaaaaattaaatttggataaaaaattggaaaataatgaaataaatgataatttggggaaaaaattaaatttggataaaaatGAGAAAAAGAAggaaaaagaagaaaattcaaaattagATCTGGATATGAATATGGAtatgaatatgaatatgttgaaaaaagaatattatatagaattaagaatatattatataaatatatataattatgtatatagaatagaaaatatatataaaaaaaagaaaaaattaatttatagaaatataaattttaataaaatattaaaaaatttaagtaataaaagtaataaattattaaaaaaaatatcaaataaaagtaatgaatttttaaaaaaattttccaataaaaattttctacAAGATGatatgaatattattattaatatagatactaatagtactactcccggaaagggagctaattttatgggtacagagtgtactatgggaaagggagctaattttatgggtacagagtgtactatgggaaagggagctaattttatgggTACAGAGTGTACTttgggaaagggagctaattttacagctatggagtgtacccctggaaagggagctaattttatggtTACAGAGTGTACTACCGAAGAAAATTCCAATACTATtgctgttgtaactaaTTTTGGGGAGTCGAGTACTTTTACTGAAggatatattattagtgaTGTAAGTAGTGAGGTGGATGGAGAGGATAGTGAAGGAGGTGAGTGTGATGGTGGATATGGTGGAGTTGGAGGATATGGAGTTGGTGTTGTTGGAGCCCCTTTCGGGACTGTTGGAGGTGTaggagcaagcaccgtaactgaggaaatagaattaaatagaatatatttatatatacaagAAAAAATGTTGaagaaatataataaaaaatcattataCTGTTTATTACGTAGTTATTATCCattagatttaattaaatatcaACATCAAACAACATTacttaaatataaattattacaatatatacagcaattttatcaatttaatttatttattaattcgGTTTttcccgttacggtgtctggTACTACAGAAAATACTGAAGAAAATTCTAATACACAAATTGCTGCTAAGGTAGCTACAGTTATTAAGGATAGTAAGGATACTAGTACCattggaccaagcaccgttactgaGGAAAATTCTAATACTTTTGCTGCTGTAACTAAATTTGGGGAGTCAGGTACTAAtgagggaaagggagctaattctatggttATGGAATGTACTaccggaaagggagctaattttatgggTATGGAATGTACTaccggaaagggagctaattttacagctacAGAGTGTACTATAGGTAGTGGTGGTACTATgggagcaagcaccgtaacggaagaagaattagatataataaatacatttacaaatttaaatgtaataaataaaagaaaaaagaaaagaaatgtaaaatatttaacaaatttattttcaagaaaattttctagtaaattttctgataattccgttacggtgactggtccCACAGCTACTAAAGGTACTACGGATAGTACAGTTGTACCAGGTACTACTAATGGTAGTACTAATGAGgagaaaattttgaatgaaattgctgCTGTAACTACTAATAGGGGATTAGGTACTAATGTGGATACTAATACTGTTACTAATGGAGTTAATGGCAGTGAGGAAGGGGCTGGCCATGTACCAGTCACCGTTATGGAGGAAGAAATAAATGGAttacaattaaatatgaaattattttcattaaataatttaaatgaaataaataaattaaaaagaaaattaaatataataaattatacaaattcttataaaaaatttatgaaatttaataaaaatataaatgattCTATTGGTGGTATTACAGATACCACAGGTACAATCACTGTTACTAAAGGAAATTCTACTACCAATATTGCTGCTGTAACTACcatgggaaagggagctaattctatgcttatggagtgtacccttggaaagggagctaattttatgcctatggagtgtactactgAGAAAAATCTGAATACAATTGCTGCTGTAACTAATTTTAGGGAGTCAagtactaatagtactaatagtGATGAATCTAGTAATAATGAGGAGTATGGTACTTATACTGATGATACTTCTGTTGTTGGTGTAcctgacaccgtaacggaagaatatgtaaataatattatgaatgaattaattaaagatttaaatttataaattttaatatataaattttattacattaatttatatattattcattatatattatatattaaattaaattaaattagattCGTATGTTGGATTGGGTTAAAaaagattaataatttgattaatgaattttggtgaaatataatcaaatttattatttaaaattaataatttaaatttattaaaatcactTTCATTACCattacataatttattattcattaaatttttatacatttgTTGTACAGTTACGGTgtcttccgttacggtgcttgctccaacagTACCTACAACCCCGAAAAGGTCTTCCTTAACCCCGAAAAGGTCTTCCTTAACCCCGAAAAGGTCTTCCTTAACCCCGAAAAGGTCTTCCTTAACCCCGAAAAGGTCTTCCTTAACCCCCAAAGGGGTTTCCTTAATATTAGTACCAGTATTAGACCCGAAAGGGGCATCATTAGTActagctccctttccaaCAACTCCCTTACTATCCTCAATATTACtagtagtacactccataaccatagaattagctccctttccaggggTATCAAAAGTGtcattagctccctttccggtggtacactccatacgcatagaattagctccctttcccgtagtagtagtattaaTAGTACTAGTACCAGGTACAACTGTAGTATGGgtagtactactactatCTGCttgagcaagcaccgtatcgggagacaccgtaacgggattaataattggtaataaaaaataagtatcaaatatactaaaaaatgaattatcaattgataatatataatttccAATATctttattcaaattattcaaactTGTATTATTTGGTccaaaattattcaaatttgtattatttagtCCAAAGTCATTCAAATTATTGAGTttaaattgattaaatttataattggaaaaatttgaaataaaattttgtaaaagtaatccaataaaatttatagtaaaatttgtattaaaatcattatttaatttaaataattttaatatatgtaatttattttttataccaatttttaaaatcttatagaataaatttaataaatttaattcattttctaattGTATTAATGATATCTTATTCGTATATATTGTCATTGGTTTTGAATTTTCtatacataatattatacttGGTAATGGTATTTTAggtataaatatatcattaatatccaaactattttctaatttattatttttattaattttatccgaatttttattaattttattattattattaattttattattattattaattttatttttatttaatttattcaaattatttttattatccaaatttttatttttttttaatttaataacctttttattagattttttatttaacattttatttataaattaatttaattaataaatttatattttaatatatatattagtctggggtgttaaatttatattagtttatatattaatgaataatcattatgataattatactaaaaatgataattataGAGAAAATCAAAGTTATACAGAAAACGACAATTATAGagaaaaaaatgatttaaacaACAAACATACAGACAACGtcaaatataatgaaaatgttgataattatacaaaaaatgacaaatataatgaaaatgttgATAATTATAGAGAAAATCACAATTATAGAGAAAATGACAAGTATAGAGAAAAAGATAATTATAGAGAAGATAATTTGAATGAGAATTATTGGTTTAATGATCCaaaatataatcaaattaaatcaaaatattcaaaagataaaagaaaattaaattaccAAATAGACTACAGAAGAGATAACAGAAGAGATAACAGAAGTGACTACCAAAGAGACTATAGGACTGATTACACAAGAGACTATAGGACTGACTACAGAAGAAATGACCAAAAAGATTATAGAAGAGTTAACTACCAAACAGATGACCAAACAGATGACCGAACAGATCACCACTCGCGAGATCACTACCAACAAAATAACTACACCCGAAACCACTACCAACAAAATGACCCAAGGGATCACTACTCCAGAGATAACTACCAAAAAGATTACCCAAGAGATCACTACTCCAGAGATCACTACCAACAAAATGACTATACCCGAAATCACCACTCGACAGATAACTACACCCAAGATAACTACCACCGATCAAACGACTATACCCGAAATCACCAACGAACAAATGTTTATAACCGTaaaaatcataaattttatcataACTATACATTAGAAAATGATCAATTTGACCGTTCTGTTCGATCTGTTGGATCTCGTCGATCTCATCGTTCGGAAGATTCTGTTGGTTCTCATTGTTCTGTTCGATCTCATAGTTCTGTTGGATCTCGTCGATCTGTTGATTCGGATGATTCGAGTATAAGTATAGGTAATAATGATATGTATATGGAAGAAGAAGAattaatgaagaaaatgattGGAGTATCAAATTTTGAAACAagtaaaaataagaaacatgaaaatataaatcttaaaactattaaaaaaaaaACTAAAAGAAAATATCGACAATATATGAACCGTCGTGGTGGTTTCAATCATCCATTATCACCAATACAATAATTTCACATTCATCCTTCCCAATCATCCTTCCCAATACCAATACCAACACCAATCATCCTTCCTCCATCAATTACAATAAtcttttataatttatttaatttattgtataatttatttaagtttaaatttgattgtgtgatttgtaataaaattaattgatttgtaattagtaaatttgattctttaattaatttatttaaataatttattaaattatttatatgatatttaaatttatattctaatatttgataatttccatttatttgataatttttattttttttatttgttattaattttaatttttcattagttaattctataaataatcttgattctatttgtttttcaattattttatttattaatttctcCATAACGGTGTCAGTACCACGGCAACCAGCCCCGAAAGGATCTACCTCACTAATTCCCTTAGTATCCTTACTACTAGTACACTTCATAGgcataaaattagctccctttccgggggtacactccatagctgtaaaattagctccctttccagtGGTATCAAAAGTGTCatttagctccctttccctatTACACTCTGTAcccataaaattagctccctttccaggggTACACTCCGTAcccataaaattagctccctttccaggagttacggtgcttggtccagTGGTACTAGTAGTTAagttattagtattagtactgTTAGGAGTATCCTTATTACCAGTAACCTCAGTACTGTTGTTAGTACTGTTTGGtggaccagtcaccgtattggaattatatgataaatataataataaacgttgtaaaattgataaagaAATTTCTAAAGATTTTTGTGAACAATTCATATAAAGAAATGATATATCAAGAGtttcataaattaattgtaatatttgtccattttcttcatttttacatattaatattgtttctattgataatattaattcatttatacttttcaatatatttttataaattaattcataaaaattattcaatatctttaaatttattcttaatttattcaaattctctaaattatttaatttatttaatttatttgattttatagaatttttttccataattcattttataaGAGTTTACATTAGTTACTAAAGacattattattgttaGTATTGACAATTgtattgtttttaatttaaataatattaatttaattgatttaatgtatttaattgttatattatttaatattttattagatctaattattattttcatagatctataataaaacactatatatagtattaataatatagatATACAAAGATAGTATTAAGAGTATTAGGTATACAAGGGTATTGGTAGTAGTTTAAGGGTAGTTGAGTGtatagtactattagtatacaatagtagtatatagtaatgAGTATACAAGTGTATATTACATGGTATATACTAGgagtattagtagtagtattagGGTTTTAGTAATTAGGTATATTAGTATGTGTATACTCGTGAATTAGGGTTTACTaataggtatataaggaGTATTATAGTATTGAGGGTTTGTAGTATATACTCGTATATTAAGGAGTATCTTAAGAGTATTAACTACTGAGTGTATTATacagtatataattatgtgTATAATAGTAAATTAGTGTTTTTAAAAGGTCTATTTATGGgttttaaatattagttaGGTTTTTGAGGGTTATTTActattaagaatattagGTAGATATATTAGGGCTACTGGCCACTGTATAACTAAGGGTATTAGGCATATTAGGTACTAGAGTACTACGGTATTACAGGTACTTAGATATATTAAGTAATATATTACTGTCTATATACTATACTTCTTTAGTATGTATACTCATAATTTAGGGTTTTATTAACTAGATATTAACGGTATTTAGATAAGTGTATACTCGTAATTTAGGGTTTTATGTATACTCGTAATTTAGtatgtatattaagtaCATTAGTGTTTTACTAACTAgatattaagtatattattatgtatattaaatatattagtgtttattaatagatgttatattaatgatgattgaataatgaattaagttgtaatttattatatgattgattaataatatattcttcGATAGTATTTTTAACGAAAAGTTTATAGACGTGTACGATTTTTTGTTGTCCTATTCGATGACATCGATCTTCTGCTTGTATATCATTATATGGATTCCAACTCTGAtccattaatattacatGATTTGctattgataaatttaatccTACATTACCAACttttatactaattaataatatataaacatcttcattattaaatttctttattattttctctCGTTCTATTAATGTTACTGTACCATCTAATCTTAATATTGGTTTcatattttctaatttcattatatattctattatatccaaataatttgtaaattgtgaaaatattaatattttttctttctttttaattatattcgatattaattctaacatttttcttatttttgtactttctaaatataattttttatttattttatttatataattttttaattccgttacggtgtcagTACCACGGCCAACAGTACAATCAGCCCCGAAAGGGGTTTCCTCACTACTAGTAACCTTACTATTAGAAAAAGTACTTGACTCCCTAGAATTAGTTACAATGGCGATttcattcaaatttttCTCACTAGTACACTTcatagctgtaaaattagctccctttccggaGGTACCAAAAGTGtcattagctccctttccctccgtaacggtgcttgctccagtAGAAtccttagtagtattattagtatggttagtactattagtaaCCTCAGTACCAGTACCTTCAGTACCcgttggaccaagcaccgttacgggagacaccgtaacggaatcACAATATTGTAGACATTGTAATAAAAGTTGATGTATATTGAAATCAGAaagtgtaaataaatattcaataattttatttaaattatattcatgAAATTCTTCatgtaatttttttattatttttgatatttttggTAACATTTCATCTTCATATATTTTTCTTATTAATAATGGATGATTACATATTCttcttaatttatatattttattatttatttcttccgttacggggTCAGTACCACGGCCAACAACAGCATCACCCAGGCCATCAGTACCAACAGACCCGAAAGGGTCTTCCTTAGCCCTCAAAGGGTCTTCCTTAGCCCTCAAATGGTCTTCCTTAGCCCTCAAAGGGGTTCCTTCATCTTCCTCACCAActtccttagtattagGAACAGTACTAGTAACTCCCTCATCCTCAGTATCCTCAATACCCctagtattagtatccttagaATTAGTAACAACAGCGattttattagtatttttctccgtaacggtgcttgctccaacagtaccaatatccttagtagtaGTTTCCTCAGTAGTAGTTTccttagtagtagttaggttattaatagtactcttagtattagtaacCTCAGTGGTAGTGGTAGTACTGTTTGGCggaccagtcaccgtaactggattaataaaagattgataaatataatattgataattaaTCATATGACATGGTATGAAATTGGAATATTTAATTGgtaattcattaattacatttttttttaatctTCTTAATATAAATGGTGTTGTTAATTTCTGTAATATCTTCAATTCTTTacttattttatattttttattattaaattctattatattatttattttcttttttagtttttccgttacggtgtcaggTCCAACGGCACCAGTTCCCTCAGTACcaatatccttagtagtacactccatacccatagaattagctccctttccctcaTAAGTATCCGACTCCCCAAAAttagttacaacagcaatttcattaatatttttctcactagtacactccataagggtagaattagctccctttccaatagtacactctgtacccataaaattagctccctttcccggaGTATCAAAAGTGTCATTtgctccctttcccatagtagtagttaggttattagtattagattgtgtaataatttgtatgaaagatttatatttaatgaatgaattgattaatttttcattatacaaaatattataaatggaattattaatatcatatgaattgaaattattcattgaaaattgtaataaattacataattCATTCATATTATTCTGTATTGGTGTTCctacaataaatttatacatcctaacataaattaactaaataaaattttcaactaaatagaaaaaatttCTCCGTAAGGAGAAAAAATTTCCTctaactaattaaattaaattaattatttagaattaattaattaggGGAAAGAACCtgtaattaataatttatgattGAATTGATAATTggataattttttatatatattagaattggaatttttaattaaatgtgcttcatcaattattaaatattcaaatggttgtaatttcttcattaattttatatcatcATTTATCATACCAAATgttgttattattattataaatccTTCCGTTACGTCCGTTACGGTgcccgttacggtgcttgctccaactgTACCAACAGACCTGAAAGGGGTTTCCTTAGTATTAACTCCCTCTCccttagtatccttagtatccatagtacactccatagctgtagaattagctaCCTTTCCAGTAGTACACTCGgtggctgtaaaattagctccctttcccggaGTATCAAAAGTGTCATTtgctccctttcccatagtaacggtgcttgctccaatgGTACTAGTCTGAGTActagtatccttagtactattagttaggttattagtattagtaacCTCAGTGCCAGTACCTTCAGTACCcgttggaccaagcaccgtattggaaaattgataatgtaaattaagtaaatattgtaatatattaatacgTTGTGATTGTGTACCatgatatataataatatttttaatatttgtccataatttcaattcattataccaattatacattatattcaatggtactattattatatttatattcaatCTTCTTATTATATCCTCAGTAtcggtgcttggtccaacaGTATTAGGAATATCCTCACTATCTGTAGTAACAGTACTCTCAATATCCTCCTCAATATCCTCTTCAATATCCTCTTCAATATCCTCAGTAGCCTCAGTATCAGTATCTTCAGTACCAGTGggaccagtcaccgtaacggaattaatataattattataaagatattgtaaaaatatacaaacTTGTACTGTTTTACcctaattattaaatataaaagtgaCTAGTACTAACTACACCCCGTAAGGGAGctaaataactgtataacTAAGGAACTATATAGAAGCCCCTTTTGGGGCTAGGGTACTACTGTCCGATGGACCTGACCCCGTAACggaataactaaataagAATTACTAATCCCATTTCATCAGCAAGTATAGCATTAGAAGaatgaaaattatgtataattGATAACCAATGAACACCACattgttgataatttttaagTTTATGAAATGAATCaatagatttaaattttgataaattaccAAATGTACGTGTTATCTTCAAACAACCAATAtcatatatttcattacaCATCTCTTCCAATATTCTTTTCATCAATTTctatatacaaattatgattaatcaataattaatggaagttagttaaaattatgaaaaaataattaacaaaatagtgattttaaaaataaatgttgaaaattgatcgggttagaggaaataaattttcctcgCCAAATCAATtcttgctgcacctaaactACCTAATCTAGTAGTAACTATAGTAACTAGACtaactaaaattaactaattttaggaaaaaataattaagaaaatagtgattttaaaaataaatgttgaaaattgatcgggttaggagaaataaattttcctctctcCTCTCAACTTGCTGCTGTAACTACTTATAtcgaaaaaataattacaaaaagtaaaataaatatcaaaaaGGTTGCAAAAAGAGTAATTAGTGGGGTAAGCTCAATTAAGGTGTTACGTTACggagcttggtcaagcagaTTAGGATAACTAGGggaataaataactatatataactaagggaACCCCTTTCAGCGGTTAGGATATTGGAGCTGCTGTtgcaagcaccgtaacgtacTTGTGAAAGTTgataaaaagaataaaaagaTTCTAATGATGATAAAACTTGTTTTTTAATACGAATTTCATCTTTAGtttcaataatttcatcatcagattctaaaaaaaaattaattatatataaaaatttctattaataaatttatttaatttaattattaaaattacctgAAAATTGTCTTTGTTTAAGTtttcttttcttttttGTTGGTGTTATACATTCATTTTCTTCcatttattcaattaaattcaatattttacacattcaattcaattattcttcatttattcaatttaatattttacaaattcaattaataaatttaataattaataacattttaaaaattttattataaaattaatattcaaaaaaataatattttacaatttaaaaaaaattaatattttacacttaaaaaattaataattaattgtaatataCTGAATTtagattaataaattataatatacaaaattacGATTAcaatatacaaaattacaattataaaaataaatattacaattataaaaatattacaattataaaaatattacattaataaatataataaatataataaattaaattataaatataataaatataataaaaaatatttagagatattattttatataatttggcTATTAGTACACCCCCAtccaataaaattataaattattaattataaaattttaaaaattctttttttaaaaatttttattaaatttatttttattttattattaaatttattcatagaatcttaaaaataatttattataatacaatttcttaatattaatactgtTACTCATATTGACACCgttactaatattaatacctTTACTAGCATTGACACTGTTACTGATATTAACATCGTTACTTAATTTGTGTGAAGAAAAAAATGGATAAAGGAATGTATTTAGTATTTAAACCAAGTTTAAAGAAAGAATCTGATCGTAAAGCACAACTTGCTACAATACAAGCTTCTAAAGCTTTATCTGATATTGTACGAACAACTTTAGGTCCACGTTCTATGTTAAAAATGCTCTTAGATCCTATGGGTGGTATTGTTATAACTAATGATGGGAATTCAATATTACGTGAAGTCAGTTCTATTTCCACatattttagaattatttaaattatttaaattattttaaaattttttcccacaatttattttttttcttaatttaattattttttttcttaatttaattatttttttttatttttttctgatttaattattttttttctttaatttaattattttattttgattaataaatgattaTAGATAGATGTGAATAATCCTGGAGCAAAATcattaatagaattaagTCGTAGTTTAGATGAAGAAGTTGGTGATGGTACAAC
Coding sequences:
- a CDS encoding uncharacterized protein (Tap349h10.p1c.cand.10 - score = 56.76;~7 probable transmembrane helices predicted for TA07785 by TMHMM2.0 at aa 36-58, 78-100, 136-158, 173-195, 197-219, 293-315 and 353-375) gives rise to the protein MELNDIRYEYIKSKRKEIINLFNNNKNFNITQWDIHLFFIGTIFILIIKNIIINNLFLTLQHFIIILLLINLRYQRDIFTHYSTIFNIFINNIFFIINSNYSNKINNFNNLNKNNLNNLNLNNLNLNNLNIGESNFNGIISIIIFILINIHLIIWLILDKKLIGNFNCIYDNILEINLINIFEIFSLILGILFFFSILFFIIKLYSISYLIIIIILFSLLSRWKFLSIHSSNGGSSNGACTNRTNSNNTYSNKSYSSNNTYSKDTYSKDTKVRNTYGTYVNKYMIDKNNYFPIVQTLVTCLIIIILIILLLIILFTNNNFITRNTNFINFINTNTNFNNTNTNFNFINLKIKLFIIIILLIILLIIFILFLYYFFTRNNFLHEFLFSKIILILFNNYNIQFVFENKKNKEINDNLDKKLNLDKKLENNEINDNLGKKLNLDKNEKKKEKEENSKLDLDMNMDMNMNMLKKEYYIELRIYYINIYNYVYRIENIYKKKKKLIYRNINFNKILKNLSNKSNKLLKKISNKSNEFLKKFSNKNFLQDDMNIIINIDTNSTTPGKGANFMGTECTMGKGANFMGTECTMGKGANFMGTECTLGKGANFTAMECTPGKGANFMVTECTTEENSNTIAVVTNFGESSTFTEGYIISDVSSEVDGEDSEGGECDGGYGGVGGYGVGVVGAPFGTVGGVGASTVTEEIELNRIYLYIQEKMLKKYNKKSLYCLLRSYYPLDLIKYQHQTTLLKYKLLQYIQQFYQFNLFINSVFPVTVSGTTENTEENSNTQIAAKVATVIKDSKDTSTIGPSTVTEENSNTFAAVTKFGESGTNEGKGANSMVMECTTGKGANFMGMECTTGKGANFTATECTIGSGGTMGASTVTEEELDIINTFTNLNVINKRKKKRNVKYLTNLFSRKFSSKFSDNSVTVTGPTATKGTTDSTVVPGTTNGSTNEEKILNEIAAVTTNRGLGTNVDTNTVTNGVNGSEEGAGHVPVTVMEEEINGLQLNMKLFSLNNLNEINKLKRKLNIINYTNSYKKFMKFNKNINDSIGGITDTTGTITVTKGNSTTNIAAVTTMGKGANSMLMECTLGKGANFMPMECTTEKNLNTIAAVTNFRESSTNSTNSDESSNNEEYGTYTDDTSVVGVPDTVTEEYVNNIMNELIKDLNL
- a CDS encoding uncharacterized protein (Tap349h10.p1c.C.cand.222 - score = 20.93); amino-acid sequence: MLNKKSNKKVIKLKKNKNLDNKNNLNKLNKNKINNNNKINNNNKINKNSDKINKNNKLENSLDINDIFIPKIPLPSIILCIENSKPMTIYTNKISLIQLENELNLLNLFYKILKIGIKNKLHILKLFKLNNDFNTNFTINFIGLLLQNFISNFSNYKFNQFKLNNLNDFGLNNTNLNNFGPNNTSLNNLNKDIGNYILSIDNSFFSIFDTYFLLPIINPVTVSPDTVLAQADSSSTTHTTVVPGTSTINTTTTGKGANSMRMECTTGKGANDTFDTPGKGANSMVMECTTSNIEDSKGVVGKGASTNDAPFGSNTGTNIKETPLGVKEDLFGVKEDLFGVKEDLFGVKEDLFGVKEDLFGVVGTVGASTVTEDTVTVQQMYKNLMNNKLCNGNESDFNKFKLLILNNKFDYISPKFINQIINLF
- a CDS encoding uncharacterized protein (Tap349h10.p1c.cand.11 - score = 27.05), giving the protein MNNHYDNYTKNDNYRENQSYTENDNYREKNDLNNKHTDNVKYNENVDNYTKNDKYNENVDNYRENHNYRENDKYREKDNYREDNLNENYWFNDPKYNQIKSKYSKDKRKLNYQIDYRRDNRRDNRSDYQRDYRTDYTRDYRTDYRRNDQKDYRRVNYQTDDQTDDRTDHHSRDHYQQNNYTRNHYQQNDPRDHYSRDNYQKDYPRDHYSRDHYQQNDYTRNHHSTDNYTQDNYHRSNDYTRNHQRTNVYNRKNHKFYHNYTLENDQFDRSVRSVGSRRSHRSEDSVGSHCSVRSHSSVGSRRSVDSDDSSISIGNNDMYMEEEELMKKMIGVSNFETSKNKKHENINLKTIKKKTKRKYRQYMNRRGGFNHPLSPIQ